A region of Natribaculum luteum DNA encodes the following proteins:
- a CDS encoding SWIM zinc finger family protein encodes MSKSVIETLDANEQVEKRAQWEAFEFTVHGDGDVEMVNDSHADADDHTYTVHVEGGIPSDCECPAWEYQPGACKHMVAVAIREPVLEAASREQPVRADGGVTLAEFTTEDDDEGGCWCDDHSFPCFGCYNDGRRDLPGEDE; translated from the coding sequence ATGTCCAAATCCGTTATCGAGACTCTTGACGCTAACGAACAGGTAGAGAAACGAGCGCAATGGGAAGCCTTCGAGTTCACCGTCCACGGTGACGGCGACGTAGAAATGGTCAACGACTCCCACGCGGACGCCGACGACCACACCTACACCGTCCACGTCGAGGGCGGAATCCCATCGGACTGTGAATGTCCTGCGTGGGAATACCAGCCCGGTGCGTGCAAGCACATGGTTGCGGTAGCGATTCGAGAGCCGGTTCTCGAAGCGGCCAGCCGGGAACAGCCCGTCCGTGCTGACGGTGGTGTCACCCTCGCGGAGTTCACTACCGAGGACGACGACGAAGGCGGGTGCTGGTGTGACGACCACTCATTCCCGTGCTTCGGGTGCTACAACGACGGTCGGCGCGACCTGCCGGGTGAGGACGAATGA
- a CDS encoding phospholipase D family protein, whose amino-acid sequence MSRLIYHSEGGYARAESSFDRAIRETADAESVRVVCPYISPSYLKTVLDPADEWRIVTDVEAWIGTFGGSTRDVIHELIATNRERIHHFPDVHAKAVLSDDSAVVGSANLTEKGVVGRTEMGVRFTDGAKVDELNRWFTRLWSESGPVDSEELDEFVESSPSTPTTHAGSGTSLSSDAPRVSATFVDDTEPTTEDVDANEEAHETLVQRVQQAPSREWATDFFDLLNDLIAATGLAEDDARLVTSIAQSDRIAVSINNRYVFGAFFSGEPTTGFIVGADTENVDELIETADEHMAFNALSGEATDDTPHWVEFTEEPERMVSQSFRRAWISAVYSELERASGSPYQDSHEPLVHRVAVDKKYRNKVLQESF is encoded by the coding sequence ATGTCTCGCCTTATCTACCATTCCGAGGGTGGTTATGCCCGTGCTGAATCGTCATTCGACAGAGCGATACGAGAAACAGCCGACGCCGAAAGCGTTCGGGTTGTCTGTCCGTACATCAGCCCAAGTTATCTGAAAACCGTCCTTGACCCTGCTGACGAGTGGCGGATTGTGACGGACGTGGAAGCGTGGATTGGAACGTTCGGTGGCAGTACGAGGGACGTGATACACGAGTTGATAGCGACGAACCGCGAGCGGATTCACCACTTCCCCGATGTTCACGCGAAGGCCGTCCTATCCGATGATTCGGCTGTCGTCGGCTCGGCCAACCTCACGGAGAAGGGCGTGGTCGGTCGGACAGAGATGGGGGTTCGGTTCACCGACGGCGCGAAGGTAGATGAACTGAACAGGTGGTTCACCCGACTCTGGTCTGAAAGTGGCCCCGTCGATAGCGAGGAATTGGACGAGTTCGTGGAATCGTCGCCCTCGACACCAACGACTCATGCCGGGTCTGGTACCTCGCTTTCCTCTGACGCCCCACGAGTGAGCGCGACCTTCGTAGACGATACCGAACCTACCACTGAAGACGTTGACGCCAACGAAGAGGCACACGAGACGCTGGTACAACGCGTTCAACAAGCCCCGAGCCGAGAATGGGCGACTGACTTCTTCGACCTGCTGAACGACCTGATAGCCGCGACTGGCCTTGCTGAAGACGACGCACGGCTGGTCACGTCCATCGCCCAAAGCGACCGAATCGCAGTGTCCATCAACAATCGCTACGTCTTCGGTGCGTTCTTTTCAGGCGAACCGACGACCGGGTTCATCGTCGGTGCCGACACCGAGAACGTAGACGAACTAATTGAGACTGCCGACGAACACATGGCGTTCAATGCCCTTTCTGGCGAAGCCACCGACGATACCCCCCATTGGGTCGAGTTCACCGAAGAGCCGGAACGAATGGTGTCACAGTCATTCCGTCGAGCGTGGATTAGCGCGGTCTACAGCGAGTTAGAGCGTGCGAGTGGGTCGCCATATCAGGACTCGCATGAGCCACTTGTTCACCGGGTGGCAGTTGATAAAAAGTATCGAAATAAGGTGCTTCAAGAATCATTTTAA
- a CDS encoding PQQ-binding-like beta-propeller repeat protein — MPEGFSRRSILGLFASGVSLADISPAQRSNELSGPSLASDWPEFRGNKQNTGVKSSDVGPSDFPLELAWSFDGGSKIDNPNEYEEGYTYHRVITPSPSVVGGTVYAPVYQGGVFALDATTGREIWEYDMESYGRLFSSSVVWRDSLYVGSTNQYAATIKIQSSSGTVSWTEGDNPDNSKESSPKYIQSDGSGFVIIGGSDEDGTGYHAYDSETGEKSFSIVPSASSGLFSATSTPAHDSEYLYAPIDEGIGKFEINEGGARTVWENREVDRIISSPAIKNGSIYFGDDSGNIVSVDSDSGNIEWMKNPEQYNSWIVSSPAVDSDSLYIGVSGDESGTLYALDTEQGGVQWEKQGLRELISSPIVYDNTVFIGSKNGNVYALNKQNGGTRWQYDVGTPISSSPVIAGEYLFVTDNKGVVHAFGPKGSRAYTLIQRAKQARGYFGVKRSVSNFLGRDDLLRRAEQAYNQAKYEESERLARKSINKIETADDIITGTVVSSTGIASIVGSKKGFDRYKWHKVKQEYRDLISRSEDIFNSYPGETESLSNGIRTVDPSNYDSIEQAEEEINSVTNSLESISKINDKYREIENRLESVGNGEYENPLKNTIEDVQQSDFLQIGSYESEIKKSKKIVDGIEKKEKLLDDIEDDSGIVSKSHFYTAIERTDPYTKPDSAIEHTNKIRELRSCSIELNKIQQWNRRVPTEATKNKIIQELESTPDSIAIGEIRQEVEKHQRLRDRVKNIRDFLRSVDISQTDIVESEAQEKIQSAITEGDPEIIRELNNRIERISNTVWEPNDLFEYSPYQFERLVAQLWENYGYSTQVSSKSGDEGVDVYAKNGDEIVAIQVKQYTPGKSKVTPSTVREMASPLAKGNATHSVIVTSSTFTKNAVQEAQSYGERMKLIGQQGLLEMLTDSYIQPPRD; from the coding sequence ATGCCAGAGGGTTTCTCTCGAAGGTCTATTTTGGGGTTATTCGCCTCTGGAGTATCGCTTGCTGATATTTCGCCAGCACAACGAAGCAATGAACTGTCCGGCCCTTCGCTTGCGTCGGACTGGCCCGAATTTAGAGGGAACAAACAGAATACAGGGGTCAAATCGTCGGACGTAGGGCCTTCGGATTTCCCTCTTGAGTTGGCATGGTCGTTTGACGGTGGTAGTAAGATAGATAACCCAAATGAATACGAAGAAGGGTATACATATCACCGGGTTATCACTCCGTCACCATCAGTCGTTGGCGGGACTGTTTATGCACCCGTGTATCAAGGGGGTGTATTTGCGTTAGACGCAACAACCGGAAGAGAAATTTGGGAATATGATATGGAGTCGTATGGAAGATTATTCTCTTCGTCCGTAGTATGGAGAGACTCACTCTACGTTGGTTCAACAAATCAATATGCGGCAACAATAAAAATCCAATCTTCTTCCGGCACCGTGAGTTGGACTGAAGGCGATAATCCCGATAATAGCAAAGAGAGTTCGCCAAAGTATATACAATCAGATGGTTCTGGGTTTGTGATTATCGGCGGTAGTGATGAGGATGGAACTGGCTATCATGCCTACGATTCAGAGACCGGCGAAAAATCCTTTTCAATAGTACCTTCTGCTTCTTCAGGACTTTTCAGTGCTACTTCCACTCCCGCCCATGATTCTGAATACTTGTATGCCCCTATTGACGAAGGCATTGGGAAATTTGAAATAAATGAGGGTGGGGCCAGAACGGTCTGGGAAAATAGGGAAGTAGACCGTATCATTTCCTCGCCAGCAATAAAGAATGGTTCAATATATTTCGGGGATGATAGTGGAAATATCGTTAGTGTTGATTCAGATTCCGGGAATATAGAGTGGATGAAAAATCCCGAACAGTACAATTCTTGGATAGTATCTTCACCTGCTGTAGATTCAGATTCGCTATATATTGGAGTTAGCGGTGATGAAAGTGGCACTCTCTATGCTCTCGATACAGAGCAAGGTGGGGTTCAGTGGGAAAAACAAGGACTGCGAGAGTTGATTTCGTCCCCTATCGTATACGATAATACTGTATTTATAGGCTCTAAAAACGGGAATGTCTATGCATTGAATAAGCAGAATGGGGGAACACGCTGGCAATATGACGTTGGTACGCCAATTTCATCTTCGCCAGTCATTGCTGGTGAATATTTGTTTGTTACTGACAATAAAGGGGTCGTCCACGCCTTTGGGCCTAAAGGGTCAAGAGCCTACACGTTGATACAACGGGCTAAACAAGCACGAGGATACTTTGGAGTAAAACGTTCTGTCTCAAACTTTCTTGGTCGAGATGACCTACTTCGTAGAGCCGAACAGGCGTACAATCAGGCCAAGTACGAAGAATCTGAACGACTTGCCAGAAAGTCTATAAACAAAATAGAAACTGCGGATGATATAATCACGGGTACCGTTGTCAGCAGTACAGGGATTGCCTCAATAGTTGGTAGTAAAAAAGGATTTGATAGGTACAAGTGGCATAAGGTCAAACAGGAATATCGGGATTTAATTTCGAGGTCTGAAGACATATTCAATTCGTATCCGGGAGAGACTGAATCACTATCTAATGGAATCAGAACAGTAGACCCGAGTAACTATGATTCTATTGAGCAGGCTGAAGAGGAAATTAATAGTGTGACCAATAGTTTAGAGAGCATATCAAAGATAAATGATAAATATAGAGAAATTGAAAATAGGTTAGAATCTGTGGGTAATGGTGAGTATGAGAACCCACTCAAGAACACAATTGAGGACGTTCAACAGAGTGACTTCTTGCAGATAGGTAGTTATGAATCGGAAATAAAGAAGTCAAAAAAGATAGTAGATGGCATCGAGAAAAAAGAGAAATTACTGGACGATATTGAGGATGATTCCGGAATTGTCTCTAAAAGTCATTTTTATACCGCTATAGAAAGGACAGACCCGTATACGAAGCCTGATTCCGCTATCGAACATACAAATAAAATTCGAGAACTACGTAGTTGCTCTATCGAGTTGAATAAAATCCAACAATGGAACAGGAGAGTCCCAACCGAAGCGACAAAGAATAAGATAATCCAAGAATTAGAATCTACGCCTGATTCAATCGCTATTGGTGAGATTAGGCAAGAAGTTGAAAAACATCAGCGTCTCCGTGACCGAGTCAAGAATATCCGGGATTTCCTACGAAGCGTTGACATAAGTCAAACTGATATTGTGGAGAGCGAGGCTCAAGAGAAAATACAATCCGCAATCACCGAAGGCGACCCCGAAATAATAAGAGAGTTGAACAATCGAATAGAGCGTATTTCTAACACGGTCTGGGAACCTAATGATTTGTTTGAGTATTCACCCTACCAGTTTGAAAGACTCGTGGCTCAATTGTGGGAGAACTACGGGTATTCGACTCAAGTATCTTCCAAGAGTGGAGACGAGGGTGTTGATGTATATGCTAAAAATGGCGATGAAATCGTAGCAATTCAGGTTAAGCAGTATACACCCGGCAAGAGTAAAGTCACCCCATCGACTGTTAGGGAAATGGCAAGTCCTTTAGCAAAAGGGAATGCCACTCATTCAGTTATTGTGACCAGTAGCACGTTCACAAAGAATGCTGTCCAAGAAGCACAGTCATATGGAGAGAGAATGAAGTTGATTGGCCAACAGGGGTTATTAGAAATGCTTACTGATTCCTATATCCAACCGCCGAGAGACTAA
- a CDS encoding IS1595-like element ISNpe28 family transposase (programmed frameshift), whose product MDEKSAQVFLPPRERCFERLRLARFGETVTCVHCESDDVVKRGTTGKDAQQYWCKGCETYFNDLTNTIFGQHRFELEEMFYIVKEMRSEPTAQIARDLGRDYEAVLNFVHKVQDVSGEIDEFELYDVCEADEIYVTAGEKGIEDEDQSPRKRGLKKKGRGRFESDKPPVLTLVRRDDGRVRFLVCKDLQDADEDIAEYGDGSVILCTDDYTIYDEIEEKEGVDGHLAVTHSDTYVIGDAHTNTCENRHSFLRQWLAKFRGVSKHHLQRYLNFLELKLNEPDSWFEKLLCYNVSG is encoded by the exons ATGGACGAGAAGTCTGCGCAAGTGTTCCTTCCACCACGTGAGCGGTGCTTTGAACGTCTCCGTCTCGCCCGCTTCGGCGAGACGGTGACGTGTGTCCATTGCGAGAGTGACGACGTTGTCAAGCGCGGAACAACCGGAAAAGACGCCCAGCAGTACTGGTGCAAGGGGTGTGAGACGTACTTCAACGACCTCACAAACACGATCTTCGGCCAACATCGCTTCGAACTGGAAGAGATGTTCTATATCGTCAAGGAGATGCGATCTGAGCCGACCGCTCAGATCGCTCGTGACCTTGGCCGAGACTACGAAGCTGTTCTCAACTTCGTTCACAAAGTCCAGGATGTGAGCGGGGAGATCGATGAATTTGAGCTGTACGATGTCTGTGAAGCTGACGAGATCTACGTAACAGCTGGTGAGAAAGGGATCGAAGACGAGGATCAGAGTCCGCGCAAGCGCGGACTCA AAAAAAAGGGACGAGGACGATTCGAATCAGACAAACCACCGGTGTTGACACTCGTCCGTCGGGATGACGGACGAGTTCGGTTTCTCGTCTGCAAGGATCTCCAAGACGCCGACGAAGACATCGCTGAATACGGTGATGGAAGCGTCATCCTCTGTACCGATGATTACACAATCTACGACGAGATCGAGGAGAAGGAGGGGGTGGACGGCCATCTGGCCGTCACCCACTCCGACACCTACGTCATCGGCGATGCCCACACGAACACCTGTGAGAACCGCCACAGCTTCCTTCGCCAGTGGCTGGCGAAGTTCAGAGGTGTCTCAAAACATCATCTCCAACGGTATCTCAATTTCCTTGAACTGAAACTCAATGAACCAGATAGCTGGTTCGAGAAACTCCTATGTTACAATGTATCGGGATGA
- a CDS encoding tyrosine-type recombinase/integrase gives MPETTLEPIAPDEAVRLYLRDRQNELADATIDSYRYKLEKFVEWCEAEDVENLNSLSGRDLLRFKQYRAQDLNSVSLKGQLDALRAFVKWCESIDAVKQDLHNKVLSPSLNDGDRERDVLLAPDAATDILDHLARFEYASLQHALLTLLWRCGARSGTVRSFDLRDYDRENQWLRAKHRPETPLKNKEKGERLIALSSDVCQVLNDYIDHNREDVTDERGREPLLTTQFGRVSKSTIRETCYRWTHPCQYNGGHCPHSRDTDTCQALNPPEKAPSVCPSSRSPHAWRRGAITHHLTEDVPVDVVSDRMNVSREVLEAHYDRRDEEVKVEQRRGYLEGV, from the coding sequence ATGCCCGAAACCACGCTCGAACCCATCGCTCCGGACGAGGCAGTTCGCCTCTACCTGCGTGACCGTCAGAACGAATTAGCCGACGCCACCATCGACTCTTACCGCTACAAACTCGAAAAGTTCGTAGAGTGGTGCGAAGCGGAAGACGTAGAGAACCTGAACTCGCTCTCGGGGCGTGACCTGCTTCGATTCAAGCAGTACCGCGCTCAAGACCTGAACAGCGTTTCCCTCAAGGGCCAACTCGACGCTCTGCGGGCGTTTGTGAAATGGTGCGAGTCCATCGACGCCGTCAAGCAAGACCTACACAACAAGGTTCTCTCGCCTTCGCTGAACGATGGCGACCGAGAGCGCGACGTGTTACTTGCCCCCGACGCCGCGACGGACATACTCGACCACCTCGCGCGGTTCGAGTACGCGTCACTACAGCACGCGCTCTTGACCTTGTTGTGGCGCTGTGGGGCGCGGTCGGGGACTGTCCGGTCGTTCGACCTGCGAGACTACGACCGAGAGAACCAGTGGCTCCGCGCAAAGCACCGACCCGAGACGCCCCTGAAGAACAAGGAGAAGGGCGAGCGGCTAATCGCCTTGAGTTCCGACGTGTGCCAAGTCCTGAATGACTACATCGACCACAACCGCGAAGACGTGACCGACGAGCGGGGACGGGAGCCGCTACTGACTACGCAGTTCGGGCGCGTCTCGAAATCAACCATTCGAGAAACCTGCTATCGGTGGACGCACCCCTGTCAGTACAACGGCGGGCATTGTCCCCACAGTCGGGACACCGACACCTGCCAAGCACTGAACCCACCGGAGAAAGCCCCGTCAGTCTGTCCCTCGTCTCGGAGTCCCCACGCGTGGCGTCGTGGTGCGATTACCCACCACTTGACCGAAGATGTGCCGGTGGACGTGGTGTCCGACAGGATGAACGTCTCTCGTGAGGTGCTTGAAGCACACTACGACCGGCGGGACGAGGAGGTGAAGGTCGAACAACGTCGTGGCTACCTCGAAGGGGTGTAA
- a CDS encoding sodium:solute symporter family protein, producing MSLSLQLGIVVGYLVLALLVGLVAYRMTDRTAEDFYLASRTLGTVVLLFTTFATLLSAFTFFAGPNLAYHNGPEWILVMGVMDGIIFAILWYVVGYKQWLLGRQYDYVTLGEMLGDRFGSRTLRGLVAGISLLWLFPYVMLQQVGAGTALEALTDGAVSYAAGAGLITAFMIVYVVLAGMRGIAWTDTLQGAFMLLVTWAATLWVLAAVGGPEVATAGLEEAAAEHLALGGGLYTPQWMLSTAITIGFGVAMFPQVNQRFFVAGSKTVFKRSFTLWPILCVLLFVPAFMLGAWARGLGIEAAVGENVLPLILAEYTPLWFAAVVVAGAMAAMMSSSDSMLLSGSSYFTRDLYRPFVEADLPARREDLLARAGVVVFAVAAYLASLVNPATLFELGDAAFSGFAQLALPVMVALYWRRTTRTGILVGVVASQAFYLSSLFVDAVPASYAGWTAGIVGMLLGLVLTVGVSAVTSPAADERRAIYFDGLGAD from the coding sequence ATGAGCCTCTCGCTCCAGCTGGGGATCGTCGTCGGCTACCTCGTGCTCGCGCTCCTCGTCGGCCTCGTCGCCTACCGGATGACAGACCGCACCGCCGAGGACTTCTACCTCGCGAGTCGCACGCTCGGGACCGTCGTGCTCCTGTTTACGACGTTTGCGACCCTGCTGTCGGCGTTTACGTTCTTCGCCGGGCCGAACCTTGCCTACCACAACGGGCCCGAGTGGATCCTCGTCATGGGCGTGATGGACGGGATCATCTTCGCGATCCTCTGGTACGTCGTCGGCTACAAACAGTGGCTGCTCGGCCGCCAGTACGACTACGTCACCCTTGGCGAGATGCTCGGCGACCGCTTTGGTTCCCGGACCCTCCGGGGACTGGTCGCCGGCATCAGCCTCCTCTGGCTGTTCCCGTACGTGATGCTCCAGCAGGTCGGGGCCGGGACCGCACTCGAGGCGCTGACCGACGGTGCCGTCTCGTATGCGGCCGGAGCTGGCCTCATTACGGCGTTTATGATCGTCTACGTCGTCCTCGCCGGGATGCGCGGCATCGCCTGGACCGACACCCTCCAGGGGGCGTTCATGCTCCTCGTGACGTGGGCCGCCACGCTGTGGGTGCTCGCGGCCGTCGGCGGCCCCGAGGTCGCGACGGCGGGACTCGAGGAGGCCGCCGCGGAGCACCTCGCGCTCGGCGGCGGACTGTACACGCCACAGTGGATGCTCTCGACGGCGATCACGATCGGCTTCGGCGTCGCGATGTTCCCGCAGGTCAACCAGCGGTTTTTCGTCGCCGGGTCGAAGACGGTGTTCAAACGGTCGTTTACGCTCTGGCCGATCCTCTGTGTCCTGCTTTTCGTCCCCGCGTTCATGCTCGGCGCGTGGGCTCGCGGACTCGGCATCGAGGCCGCAGTGGGCGAGAACGTCCTGCCGCTGATCCTCGCCGAGTACACGCCGCTTTGGTTCGCCGCCGTCGTCGTCGCCGGCGCGATGGCCGCGATGATGTCTTCCTCGGACTCGATGCTGCTGTCGGGGTCGTCGTACTTCACCCGAGACCTCTACCGTCCCTTCGTCGAGGCGGACCTCCCCGCGCGCCGTGAGGACCTGCTCGCCCGCGCCGGCGTCGTCGTCTTCGCCGTCGCGGCGTACCTCGCGAGCCTCGTCAACCCCGCCACGCTGTTCGAACTCGGCGACGCGGCGTTCTCCGGGTTCGCACAGCTCGCCTTGCCCGTCATGGTCGCCCTCTACTGGCGACGGACGACCCGAACCGGCATCCTCGTCGGCGTCGTCGCCAGCCAGGCGTTCTACCTCTCGAGTCTCTTCGTCGACGCGGTTCCGGCCAGCTACGCCGGCTGGACGGCCGGTATCGTCGGCATGCTGCTCGGACTCGTCCTCACCGTCGGCGTCTCCGCGGTCACCTCGCCCGCCGCGGACGAACGGCGGGCGATCTACTTCGACGGACTCGGAGCCGACTGA
- a CDS encoding DUF3311 domain-containing protein, whose protein sequence is MRRVELGVWIAIAVVLVALSIPWFLWGTATVVAGLPVWVWWHVGWMVLASAVFRLFATRAWGIGIETGETSPTSRGDTR, encoded by the coding sequence ATGCGTCGCGTCGAACTCGGAGTGTGGATCGCCATCGCGGTGGTTCTCGTCGCCCTGTCGATCCCGTGGTTCCTGTGGGGAACGGCGACGGTCGTCGCCGGACTGCCGGTGTGGGTGTGGTGGCACGTCGGCTGGATGGTGCTCGCGTCGGCGGTCTTCCGGCTGTTCGCGACTCGAGCGTGGGGAATCGGCATCGAAACCGGAGAAACGAGCCCGACAAGCCGGGGTGATACCCGATGA
- a CDS encoding ArsR/SmtB family transcription factor, whose amino-acid sequence MARLFPLRSDTSASEGQPRVVDLEDEDADAVFGALSSTTARQIYARLDDEPGTPSDVAEAIDSSIQNVRYHLEKLEDAGLVEVVDTWYSSRGNEMSVYATANGPLIVTSDESRAAKLKDAISRFLGGVVALLGGSLLVQYMAYRFFSPAGTGAGTGSETDYTLQGGDDAADSGGADAGGTDDTADAGETDDAADADGTDDQTDAEQEQIDEESADGDEGDVTADSTDSDGSDGDDVGTFDSEDAEPTSDAGNDAGGGAADSSPEHDAAPDSADGVENGADQATDVLDQTTDVLDAASTLPPGLLFFLGGLVVLTIVVGYWYWSSQRVAR is encoded by the coding sequence ATGGCCCGTCTGTTCCCCCTTCGGTCGGACACCTCTGCTTCGGAGGGACAGCCGCGGGTCGTCGACCTGGAGGACGAGGACGCCGACGCGGTGTTTGGCGCACTTTCGTCGACGACGGCTCGCCAGATTTACGCCAGGCTGGACGACGAACCCGGGACGCCGAGCGACGTCGCCGAGGCGATCGACTCCTCGATCCAGAACGTCCGCTACCACCTCGAGAAACTCGAGGACGCGGGGCTGGTCGAGGTCGTCGACACCTGGTACTCCTCCCGGGGCAACGAAATGAGTGTCTACGCGACGGCCAACGGTCCGTTGATCGTCACGAGCGACGAGTCGCGGGCCGCGAAGCTGAAAGATGCGATCTCGCGGTTTCTCGGCGGCGTCGTGGCCCTGCTGGGGGGCAGTCTGCTGGTCCAGTACATGGCCTACCGGTTTTTCAGTCCCGCGGGAACGGGGGCGGGGACCGGATCCGAGACAGATTATACGTTGCAAGGGGGTGACGATGCGGCCGATTCCGGCGGTGCCGACGCCGGTGGGACGGACGACACAGCCGACGCCGGTGAGACGGACGACGCGGCCGACGCTGACGGCACGGACGACCAGACGGACGCAGAGCAAGAGCAGATCGACGAGGAGTCGGCAGATGGGGACGAGGGAGACGTGACAGCCGACAGTACGGACTCGGACGGCAGTGACGGTGACGACGTCGGAACGTTCGACTCCGAGGACGCGGAACCGACGTCGGACGCCGGGAACGACGCCGGCGGTGGCGCTGCCGACTCGAGCCCCGAGCACGACGCCGCCCCGGACAGCGCGGACGGCGTCGAGAACGGTGCCGACCAGGCGACAGACGTCCTCGATCAGACGACCGACGTCCTCGACGCTGCGTCGACGCTCCCGCCCGGCCTCCTCTTTTTCCTCGGCGGCCTGGTCGTCCTCACGATCGTCGTGGGTTACTGGTACTGGTCGTCCCAGCGAGTTGCCCGATAA
- the dnaG gene encoding DNA primase DnaG, translating into MEDTSKYLIHANVTADGVVERSDVVGAIFGQTEGLLGDDLDLRDLRQSQKVGRIDVDVSSTHGQSHGHLTIATSLDKVETATLAASLETITRVGPCRADIEITEIEDVRAAKRKEVVERAKELLQTGFDDSVMSSEEILAEVRQHVRVEDITEYEGLPAGPRVTDSDAIIVVEGRADVLTLLKYGIKNAIAVEGTNVPEAVADLTANRTVTAFLDGDRGGDLILEELSQVGEIDHVAFAPAGTSVEDLDHHQLFAALRNKVPYDAVSGLNAPREAVAATDGSTTPAPPPSEDVVTPSVDESTCDSSEGVDATDGERGEPVSESEPEPEPESEPEPDTIYDHATAIVREGTDRVRFLDDENGVLEETDAVDTYDTLSTLESAPSAVVLDGILDQRVLDLAADRGVDRIVARSLGQFTKRPTGVQIHAIDDVAETPPDST; encoded by the coding sequence ATGGAAGATACGTCGAAATATCTCATTCACGCGAACGTCACGGCCGACGGGGTGGTCGAACGGAGTGACGTCGTCGGTGCCATCTTCGGGCAGACCGAAGGGCTCCTCGGCGACGACCTCGACCTCCGCGACCTGCGCCAGTCACAGAAGGTCGGCCGCATCGACGTCGACGTCTCGAGCACGCACGGACAGTCACACGGACACCTGACGATCGCGACGAGCCTCGACAAGGTCGAGACCGCGACGCTCGCAGCCTCCCTCGAGACGATCACTCGAGTCGGCCCCTGCCGGGCGGACATCGAGATCACGGAGATCGAGGACGTCCGGGCGGCCAAGCGAAAGGAGGTCGTCGAACGCGCCAAGGAACTCCTGCAGACGGGCTTCGACGACTCCGTGATGTCCTCCGAGGAGATTCTGGCGGAGGTTCGCCAGCACGTCCGCGTGGAGGACATCACCGAGTACGAGGGGCTGCCTGCGGGCCCCCGCGTGACGGACAGCGACGCGATCATCGTCGTCGAGGGACGAGCGGACGTCCTCACGCTGCTCAAGTACGGCATCAAAAACGCCATCGCGGTCGAGGGGACGAACGTGCCCGAGGCCGTCGCCGACCTCACCGCCAACCGAACCGTCACCGCGTTTCTCGACGGTGATCGTGGTGGCGATCTCATCCTGGAAGAACTCTCGCAAGTCGGCGAGATCGACCACGTGGCGTTCGCTCCCGCCGGCACCTCCGTCGAGGACCTCGATCACCACCAGCTGTTTGCCGCCCTGCGAAACAAGGTCCCCTACGACGCCGTCTCGGGGTTGAACGCACCCCGCGAAGCCGTCGCCGCGACGGACGGGAGTACGACGCCCGCGCCGCCACCTTCCGAGGACGTCGTGACGCCGTCAGTCGACGAATCGACGTGTGACTCGAGTGAGGGCGTCGACGCGACAGACGGCGAGCGCGGCGAACCGGTTTCCGAGTCGGAGCCGGAACCAGAACCCGAGTCGGAACCGGAACCAGACACGATCTACGACCACGCGACGGCGATCGTCCGCGAGGGGACCGACCGCGTCCGATTCCTCGACGACGAGAACGGCGTGCTCGAGGAGACGGACGCCGTCGACACCTACGACACGCTCTCGACGCTCGAGTCCGCACCGTCGGCCGTCGTTCTCGACGGCATCCTCGATCAGCGAGTGCTCGATCTGGCCGCGGATCGCGGCGTCGACCGGATCGTCGCGCGGTCGCTCGGGCAGTTCACGAAACGGCCGACGGGCGTTCAGATCCACGCGATCGACGACGTCGCCGAGACGCCCCCGGACTCGACCTGA